ACGGATACGGCGCCTCATCCGGCCAGACCGTGCCGTCGGTCAGACCGTACCAACAGTTTCCGGTGCCCTTGGTCCCAGCGAAGATCACGGCCGATCGATCGCCCGCACTGAGCCATGCCCCGCCCGCCCACTCATCCGAGTTGTGGTATCCGACCATCTTGTAGTCCGTCGGGTCTTCATAGAACGTGGAGGAATACAGCAGCAGCGGAGTAGCCTCAAGGACGGTGTTGTGGGCCGGCGGGTTGCCCTGAGTCCACGGGGCGATTGCGAAGAGGGCCGGGCCTTGGCCGCTCCAGCCGCCGTCGCGATACCGGCCCGTCGCCAGCAGTCTGCCGCCGACGTTGGCGGTCGCCCAGGCCTGCGGGATGTCGAACATGTAGTCGTTGACGCTGTAGAGTGAGTGGTCGCCGATCCGCCACGCGCCGCGCGAGTTGGTCAGGTCCGTGTCGCACCACATGTGCGAGGCGACGTTCTGGGCGTCTTCCTGGAAGTGCGCGCCCCACGCCAGGTAGAGCTTGTCGGCGGTCTGGTCGCCCTGTCGCGGCAGGTAGGCCAAGCCGACGCGGATGATCTCCTGGAGGACTTCGAGCTGGCCCACTCCGGCCCGGACGTCGGTGAACGGCTGAAGCGTCTCGGCGACGTTCAGTTCATTGACGTCCTTGGCGGCGGAGATCACCGGAACCGGGATGCTGATCTCCGAGACGTAGCACTGCTGGGCGTGACCGGTGCCGTAGAGCGAGCCGGTGCAGCCGTCGGCGGGGCCGCTGGGGTCGCCGTCGGGACGGTAGGCCATGGCGTAGCCGCCCCAGGCCCAGGTCGACCCGCCGGATTCGCCGGGCAGCCGGAACGCCCCGCGGTAGGTCAGGTCAGCGGGTTGGAGCAGATGGGCTGTGCTCCCGGTCGGGGCGACGGTCCAGGTCTCGGCGTTCGGGTCGGCTGCGTTCGGGTCCGTGGCGTTTGGATCGTCAAGACCGTTTGGGTCGGCTACCGTTGGTGTGCCGCATCCGGCCAGGGTGGCCAGCAGAAGGAACGTCAGGACCGCGGAAATTCTTCGTGTCATGACTGTCTCTCCAGATCATAAGCCCCATTGCTTGCCTTGCCAAGTTTCCATATGAGCAAACGGCGTGCCAACGGTATTTTCGCCCTTTTTGAGGCCTGCTCTGCGCACTGGTCCACAGCGGGCCGTGAAGCTGGGTGAAAGTTCACAGGCGGTGGAAAAATCTGCTTCCCACCTTTCCATTGTCCGCCTTGCGTGGCTATCATGGTGCGGACATTGGCTGGATGAGGAGATGGAACGATGGCGAGCGGTTCGGATCCGATGGCGACGTTGACGGGCGCACCGGCGGTGCTTGGCAGCTACACAGCCCAGGATCACCGCAGACGGCTTGAGAACATCGGGGCGTTTCGCCGGTCGATCCGCACAGCCATGCGCACGCACCTGGTGACGAACTACCTGCCCGGCCAGTGCGCCTATAACCTCTGCGAGTATCCCTGCCGGCAGTGCTGGGCGCCCAACGAGTATGACGAAGTGGAGCTGGACCGGCTCCAGGCCCACGGCATCGGGCTGATCCAGGTGATGGACGAGTGGAACGATCAACTGGGGCTCTTCGGCGGGCATAAGCTGACCGCGATGAATCCGGAGGGTTTTCGCCGCTTCGTGGACATGGTGCACCGGCGAGGCATGAAGATCCTCGCGTACGCCTCAAGCGGCTACTTTACGCGGACCGATCCGCACTTCCGCCAGGAATGGTCGCGTCCGGGCGAGTTCTTCTTCAGCGGCTACTGGAACATGGCCCGGTGCTCGCCGGCGAGTCCCGGCTGGCGGGCCCACCTGCTGCCGCGGCTCGTACGCATCCTCGATGAGTTCGAGGTCGACGGGTTGTACAACGACGCGGGCTATATCAACAACGCCAGGAAATCGGTCCATGAGTTGGCCGGCGACGAGGTTCCGGCGTTCGATGAGACTCCGGAGTACGACGGGGCGCTGGCCGATCTGCTGCAACTGATCTACGCCGAGGTTTCGCGGCGAGGCGGCATTCTCAAGTATCATGCCGATGAGACGCTGCGGCCGCTGGTGGGCGAGGCGAAGGTCTACGACTACCTGTGGGTCGGCGAGGGCCGGGTGGGCAGCCTGGACCGGCTGCGGCGGGAAACGAAGAACCATCCGCCGTACCTGGTGCCGTGCGTGCAGTTTCCGTACATCCAGCTCGAGACCGGCGACGAGCCGTACGTGCACGCCATTCCGTATTTGCAGTTTCCGCTGCTGGAGGGCGGTCGGCCGTACACCGGCGAACGGGCGTTGATCCCCGGCGTCGAGTACGCTCCGGACCGCGACCAGGGCGCGCCGGCGGATGACATGACCGACTGGTTCCGCCGCAACGAAGCCAAGTGGAAGTACCACCAGTCCCATCCGGACGGTCCGCACATCTACAGCGAGTGGGGTCCGGTGCCGCCGCGGGCGGACTATCGCGAACGGCACGCGCGGTGGCTGCGGCGGTACTTGCCTTTGGTGGAGGACGGGACGTGGGCGTGGCTGGAGATCGGCGAGTCGGACCTCTTCGCGCATCGGCTGCCGGAGGGCGTGGTGGCCTCGGCGTTCGCCAATCGCGAGGCTTTTGTGGTATTGGCCAACTACGGCGGAACGGCGGCGGAGGTTGCCGCCACGGACACCTATGTTCCCGCGGACGAACTGCACGCCGTCCCGTCCCGGTCCTGGCGGATCGAGGCGGGGGCGATTCAGATCTTGCGCCGTGATGGACGTGACGTTTAAGAGATTCTGGCCGTTGAAGGAGTGTTCCATGCAAGAACCGCTTCGAACCGTTCTGGCCGGCTGCGGCGGGATGAGCGAGACCTGGCTGGCGATCGCCCGCACGCTTCCCGACGTCAAGATCGTGGGACTGGTTGACCTTCGCCAGGACGCGGCTCGGCGCCGGGCGCAGGAGGCCGGGTTATCGCAGGTTGCGATCGGCAGCGATCTGAAGTCGGTGTTGGCGCAGACGTCGGCCGAGGTGCTCTTCGACTGCACGACCCCGGAGGCCCATTTCCCCAACGCGATGCTTGCCCTCGAACACGGCTGTCACGTGCTGAGCGAGAAGCCGATGGCGGATTCCATGGCGCATGCCCGTCGGATGGTCGAGGCGGCGACGAAGGCCGAAAAGCTCTACGCCGTCGTCCAGAACTACCGGTACAAGCCCGGTCCCCGTCGGCTGGAGCGGTTTCTTCGCTCGGGCCGGATCGGGAATCTGACCACGGTGAACGCCGACTTCTACATCGGAGCCCACTTCGGAGGGTTCCGCGACCAGATGGAGCACGTGTTGCTGCTCGACATGGCGATCCACACTTTTGACGCCGCTCGGTTCATGATCGGCGCCGATCCGGTTTCGGTCTACTGCCGGGAATGGAATCCCTCCGGTTCGTGGTATCGGCACGGATCGTCCGCCGTGGCCATCTTCGAATTCGACAACGGCGTCGTCTTCACCTATCGCGGCAGTTGGTGCGCCGAGGGCCTCAACACCACCTGGGAGAGCGAATGGCGGTTCGTCGGCCAGAATGGCAGCGCCCGCTGGGACGGGGCGGAAGGCCTGCACGCCCAACGGGGGATTCCGAACAGCGGATTCCTGTCGAAGCAGGAGGCCGTCGAAATCCCCGCGGTCGATGGTGCGGGCAAAACCCTCGGCCACGAGAGCATCATCAGGGAGTTCGTCACATCCCTGCGGCGGCACACGACGCCGGAAACGGTCGGTACGGACAACATCAAGAGTTTGGCCATGGTATTCGGCGCGATCGAAAGCGCCCAAGCCGGCCAGGTTGTACGCATTCAATTCTAAGGAAAGGCTCCAGACACATGGACAAAAATGCACAGGAC
The window above is part of the Phycisphaerae bacterium genome. Proteins encoded here:
- a CDS encoding Gfo/Idh/MocA family oxidoreductase; this encodes MQEPLRTVLAGCGGMSETWLAIARTLPDVKIVGLVDLRQDAARRRAQEAGLSQVAIGSDLKSVLAQTSAEVLFDCTTPEAHFPNAMLALEHGCHVLSEKPMADSMAHARRMVEAATKAEKLYAVVQNYRYKPGPRRLERFLRSGRIGNLTTVNADFYIGAHFGGFRDQMEHVLLLDMAIHTFDAARFMIGADPVSVYCREWNPSGSWYRHGSSAVAIFEFDNGVVFTYRGSWCAEGLNTTWESEWRFVGQNGSARWDGAEGLHAQRGIPNSGFLSKQEAVEIPAVDGAGKTLGHESIIREFVTSLRRHTTPETVGTDNIKSLAMVFGAIESAQAGQVVRIQF